From the genome of Gemmatimonas phototrophica, one region includes:
- the tssA gene encoding type VI secretion system protein TssA has protein sequence MPLNADLLAACLTPIPGEQPAGVELRYDPRLNAIKEARREELVPGPDAKAADWATVVTLCSGYLQKETKDLQLAAWLTEALMRRQGFGGLLTGVAINRGLLESFWDTVYPLPEDDDLELRAGPIEWIGSKLALPVRLTPVIGRFSCADLDTARSVPDEQKAQQNEEQAALREQAVAAGKPTPEDVESASEALSKVQVRAVIADIDATLLEIQSLEKVTDDRFGRDSPSLLPLRNALDEPRRILASLLARKLETDPDPVEEIPAEGEGAGEGAGDVDGDGTQSPEPVSAADAGRRIGVIARWLRQQQRTSPSAYRLVRGYRWGELLAQGTELELRLLEAPPTAVRSRLRAFMLDAKWAELLEQGEVLMATAAGRGWLDLQRYAWTAATNLGAEYAPVAAAIRSELRTLLAAFPQLPRLTLMDETPTANEETRAWIAEEILEEAAPLAEVGEAQDAMPSDGTELLAVALDADHRTAEQGGLARARTRHPAAPTAGDSFDLALAELRGGRPQRAIELLTVELQRERSPRGRFLRQTQLAFVMVEAGLTAVAFPILQQLLEQVDEQKLDQWESGPLVAQPLALMYRVLRARNENESEQEQLYLRICRLDPIQALALRS, from the coding sequence ATGCCGCTCAACGCTGACCTTCTCGCCGCCTGTCTGACCCCGATCCCCGGTGAGCAACCGGCCGGTGTCGAACTGCGGTATGATCCTCGTCTCAATGCCATCAAGGAGGCGCGGCGCGAAGAACTGGTGCCAGGCCCCGATGCCAAAGCGGCCGACTGGGCCACCGTGGTCACACTCTGCTCGGGGTATCTGCAGAAGGAAACCAAGGATCTCCAGTTGGCGGCGTGGCTCACGGAGGCCCTTATGCGCCGGCAGGGGTTTGGTGGACTGCTCACTGGCGTCGCCATTAACCGCGGCCTCCTTGAGTCGTTCTGGGACACCGTCTATCCGCTCCCCGAAGACGACGATCTGGAACTGCGCGCCGGCCCCATTGAGTGGATCGGCAGCAAACTCGCCTTGCCGGTGCGACTCACCCCGGTCATTGGCCGCTTCTCCTGCGCCGATCTCGATACGGCCCGCAGCGTGCCCGACGAGCAAAAGGCCCAGCAGAACGAGGAACAGGCGGCGCTGCGCGAACAGGCCGTGGCGGCGGGGAAGCCCACCCCCGAAGACGTCGAGTCAGCGTCGGAAGCGCTTTCCAAGGTGCAGGTGCGCGCCGTCATCGCGGATATCGACGCCACCCTGCTGGAAATCCAATCGCTGGAGAAGGTCACCGACGATCGGTTCGGGCGGGACAGCCCCTCCCTCCTGCCTTTGCGCAACGCCCTCGATGAGCCGCGCCGCATTCTCGCGTCACTGCTCGCGCGCAAACTCGAGACCGACCCCGACCCCGTCGAGGAAATCCCCGCCGAAGGCGAAGGCGCCGGCGAAGGCGCGGGCGACGTGGACGGCGACGGCACACAGTCCCCCGAACCCGTCAGCGCCGCCGACGCCGGCCGCCGCATTGGCGTGATTGCCCGCTGGCTGCGCCAGCAGCAGCGCACCAGTCCGTCGGCGTACCGACTCGTGCGCGGGTATCGGTGGGGCGAACTGCTGGCCCAGGGGACGGAATTGGAACTCCGCCTGCTGGAAGCACCGCCCACCGCGGTGCGCTCCCGGCTGCGCGCGTTCATGCTCGACGCCAAGTGGGCCGAACTGCTCGAACAGGGAGAAGTGCTCATGGCCACGGCCGCTGGTCGTGGCTGGCTCGATCTGCAGCGCTATGCCTGGACGGCGGCCACCAATCTGGGCGCTGAGTATGCGCCCGTGGCCGCCGCGATTCGCTCTGAACTGCGCACGCTCCTGGCGGCCTTTCCTCAGTTACCCCGGCTCACCCTCATGGACGAAACACCCACTGCCAACGAGGAGACCCGCGCCTGGATCGCGGAGGAAATCCTGGAGGAAGCCGCGCCGTTGGCCGAGGTCGGCGAGGCGCAGGACGCCATGCCCTCCGACGGAACCGAACTGCTCGCGGTGGCGCTCGACGCCGACCACCGGACCGCGGAACAAGGTGGTCTCGCCCGCGCCCGCACGCGGCATCCAGCCGCCCCCACAGCCGGTGACAGCTTCGATCTCGCTCTCGCGGAACTGCGCGGTGGCCGGCCTCAGCGCGCCATCGAGCTTCTCACCGTCGAGCTGCAGCGCGAACGGTCGCCCCGCGGACGGTTTCTCCGGCAAACCCAACTGGCCTTCGTCATGGTCGAGGCCGGCCTTACCGCCGTCGCGTTTCCCATCCTGCAGCAACTGCTCGAGCAGGTCGATGAACAGAAGCTCGATCAGTGGGAATCCGGCCCGCTTGTGGCCCAGCCGCTGGCGCTCATGTATCGCGTGCTGAGAGCCCGCAACGAGAACGAGTCGGAGCAGGAACAACTGTATCTTCGCATCTGTCGCCTCGATCCGATCCAGGCGCTGGCCTTGCGGTCCTGA
- the tssE gene encoding type VI secretion system baseplate subunit TssE produces MARTELDRAVQPSLLDRLTDDDPRVGSDLPISREESARRFRRSVQRDLDWLFNTRTTAVTPGPHSLVAASVHQYGLRDFTGLTTSIADWRQLLVESMEIMIRRFEPRLANVSVSLAEDVNPALQQVRFTISALLIMDPSPEQVVFDTIFEVSNGTYEVEDKS; encoded by the coding sequence ATGGCACGCACTGAACTCGACCGCGCCGTCCAGCCGTCGCTGCTCGATCGGCTGACCGACGACGATCCGCGGGTCGGCAGCGATCTGCCGATCTCGCGGGAGGAGTCGGCGCGCCGGTTCCGCCGCAGCGTGCAGCGCGATCTGGACTGGCTCTTCAACACGCGCACCACTGCGGTTACGCCCGGACCCCATAGTCTCGTGGCCGCTTCAGTACACCAGTATGGTCTGCGCGACTTTACCGGGCTCACCACATCCATCGCCGACTGGCGACAGCTGCTCGTGGAGAGCATGGAGATCATGATCCGGCGATTCGAACCACGCCTCGCCAACGTATCCGTCTCCCTCGCCGAAGATGTCAATCCGGCGCTGCAACAGGTGCGCTTTACCATCTCGGCCCTGCTGATCATGGACCCGAGCCCGGAACAGGTCGTCTTCGATACGATCTTCGAAGTGTCCAACGGCACCTACGAAGTCGAGGACAAGTCGTAA
- the tssF gene encoding type VI secretion system baseplate subunit TssF codes for MSNDLLLYYERELTYLRKLGAEFARQYPKVAARLQLEAGRCDDPHVERLLEGFAFLAARIHRRLDSDFPEMSQALLEMLHPQLIRPLPAMTVVEMELDRAQGRLPEGFQVKRGSALHTRPVNGMPCAFRTTYDTTLWPISVEAAEWTTPDRVGAAARGRDAVAAIRIELRAFEGVKLSGLTLEALRVHLAGDGGVVDTLYELLANHTIDIVVRNPDRPATPAISLGARALTPVGFGENESMLPHPDRTFAGFSLLQELFAFPEKFHFFDIGGLGDAMRRLQATDRVEVGFLISSFERTERRQAVEVGLSPRTFRLGCAPAVNLFSQSAEPILLTERSHEYLVIPDARRRVEVEVWSVDDVTLIEHAEQRSQTIRPLYSHQRLDGNEADHLYWTATRRPSVWRTDDGMDVFLTFTDLSGTVRAPDVDVASLHITGYNGELPSRLPFGADSHSDFELVSGGPVPRIMAVTTPTRATQPTLGSALLWRMISSLSLNHLSLTDGTADALREILRLHDFTNSLSAERQIDGLVGVKSSAAFARVAAPHGIAFARGRRIELEFDEDQFPGGGMFLMASVLDRFLALYANMNSFTQVAVRSRQRRRPVVDWPARAGWRALL; via the coding sequence ATGTCCAACGACCTGCTACTGTACTACGAACGCGAACTCACGTACCTCCGCAAGCTCGGCGCGGAGTTTGCCCGGCAGTACCCCAAGGTGGCCGCGCGCCTGCAGCTCGAAGCCGGCCGCTGCGATGACCCGCATGTCGAGCGCCTTCTCGAAGGGTTTGCGTTTCTCGCCGCGCGCATCCATCGACGACTCGACAGTGACTTCCCCGAGATGTCGCAGGCGCTGCTGGAAATGCTGCACCCGCAGCTCATCCGGCCGCTGCCCGCCATGACCGTCGTCGAAATGGAGCTCGACCGCGCTCAGGGACGGCTGCCGGAAGGTTTCCAGGTCAAACGGGGGAGTGCACTGCATACCCGGCCAGTCAACGGTATGCCCTGCGCTTTCCGCACGACCTACGACACGACGCTCTGGCCCATCAGCGTGGAAGCGGCTGAGTGGACCACCCCCGATCGCGTGGGGGCCGCCGCGCGTGGACGCGATGCCGTTGCAGCCATCCGGATCGAGCTGCGCGCTTTTGAGGGCGTCAAGCTGAGTGGGCTGACGCTCGAGGCACTGCGCGTACACCTCGCCGGCGACGGCGGCGTGGTCGATACGCTCTACGAGCTCCTCGCCAACCACACCATCGACATCGTGGTGCGCAACCCGGATCGCCCCGCGACGCCGGCGATCTCGCTCGGCGCACGGGCGCTTACGCCGGTCGGATTTGGCGAGAACGAAAGCATGCTCCCGCACCCCGATCGCACGTTTGCCGGGTTTTCGCTGCTGCAGGAGCTCTTCGCTTTCCCCGAGAAATTCCACTTCTTCGATATCGGTGGGCTGGGGGACGCGATGCGTCGCCTCCAGGCCACCGATCGGGTCGAAGTCGGATTCCTGATCAGCAGTTTTGAACGCACAGAGCGTCGGCAGGCCGTGGAAGTGGGACTCTCCCCGCGCACCTTCCGACTCGGTTGTGCGCCGGCCGTCAACCTGTTTTCGCAGTCGGCCGAACCCATCCTGCTCACCGAACGCAGTCACGAGTATCTCGTCATTCCCGATGCCCGGCGCCGCGTTGAAGTGGAAGTGTGGTCGGTGGACGACGTCACGCTCATTGAACACGCCGAGCAGCGCAGTCAGACGATTCGCCCGCTGTATTCCCACCAGCGCCTCGATGGGAACGAAGCCGACCATCTGTACTGGACGGCAACGCGTCGCCCCTCCGTCTGGCGCACCGACGACGGCATGGATGTCTTCCTCACCTTTACCGATCTGTCGGGAACGGTGCGGGCGCCGGATGTGGATGTCGCGTCGCTGCACATTACCGGCTACAACGGGGAGTTGCCCAGTCGTCTCCCCTTCGGAGCGGACAGCCACAGTGACTTCGAGCTGGTGAGCGGCGGGCCGGTGCCGCGCATCATGGCCGTCACCACACCCACGCGCGCCACGCAACCCACGCTCGGCTCGGCGCTGCTCTGGCGAATGATTTCTTCGCTGTCACTCAATCATCTGTCGCTCACCGACGGCACCGCCGATGCGTTGCGCGAAATTCTGCGGCTGCACGACTTCACCAATTCGTTGAGCGCCGAACGGCAGATTGATGGCCTGGTGGGGGTAAAGAGCAGCGCCGCCTTTGCCCGCGTGGCCGCACCGCACGGCATTGCCTTCGCGCGCGGGCGCCGCATTGAGCTGGAGTTCGACGAAGATCAGTTCCCGGGCGGGGGCATGTTCCTCATGGCCAGTGTCCTCGACCGCTTTCTGGCGTTGTACGCCAACATGAACAGCTTCACGCAAGTCGCGGTGCGCTCGCGGCAGCGACGGCGGCCCGTAGTGGATTGGCCGGCACGCGCCGGATGGCGGGCCCTCCTGTGA
- the tssG gene encoding type VI secretion system baseplate subunit TssG has translation MTTVRADTRLRQLEQDATGYEFAQLVRLLARARSGRATIGGWADPGAEVVRIGVPPSLAFPVGEVAELDVPEAADTPIRLSVNFFGLTGPQGVLPHAYTSHVAARARARDTAFRDFLDLFHHRALSLFHRAWEHHRPQLAAEHGEPDRLHQHLDDIAGVGTDATRRAAGPLADTVAYYAGLFAMRTRPATGLAQLISDHFGVPATVEQFVGEWRPLVGDGQVCLDDDGPAGCLGSAVIGNAVYDPQARVRLRLGPLTRAQFDAFLPAGRLFDSLCQLARLYADDQVGIDAQLVLAKTDVPSLHLGAADTPPLGFGNWLRTRPATHDADDVMLSLCS, from the coding sequence ATGACGACCGTGCGAGCCGACACACGGCTGCGCCAGTTGGAGCAGGACGCGACGGGGTACGAGTTCGCGCAACTGGTCCGGCTGTTGGCGCGCGCCCGGTCGGGACGCGCCACCATTGGCGGCTGGGCCGATCCCGGCGCTGAGGTGGTGCGAATTGGTGTGCCTCCGTCATTGGCGTTTCCCGTTGGGGAGGTCGCCGAACTGGACGTGCCAGAGGCCGCAGACACGCCCATTCGCCTGTCGGTCAACTTCTTCGGCCTGACCGGGCCGCAGGGAGTGCTGCCGCATGCCTATACCTCGCATGTCGCCGCCCGTGCCCGCGCGCGCGACACGGCATTTCGCGACTTCCTCGACCTCTTTCACCACCGGGCGCTGTCGCTGTTCCACCGGGCGTGGGAGCACCACCGGCCTCAGCTGGCCGCCGAACATGGCGAGCCGGATCGACTGCACCAACACCTCGATGACATCGCTGGGGTCGGGACCGACGCCACGCGACGCGCCGCCGGACCGCTCGCCGATACCGTTGCCTATTACGCCGGGCTGTTCGCGATGCGCACGCGACCGGCCACCGGGTTGGCCCAGTTGATCAGCGACCACTTCGGCGTCCCCGCCACGGTCGAACAATTCGTTGGCGAGTGGCGTCCGCTGGTCGGCGACGGACAAGTATGCCTCGATGACGATGGCCCGGCCGGTTGCCTCGGCAGTGCCGTCATAGGCAACGCGGTCTATGACCCGCAGGCGCGGGTCCGGCTGCGGCTGGGGCCACTCACCCGTGCCCAGTTCGATGCCTTTCTTCCCGCCGGGCGCCTCTTCGACTCCCTCTGCCAGCTGGCGCGGCTGTACGCCGATGACCAGGTGGGAATCGACGCCCAATTGGTTTTGGCCAAAACCGATGTCCCCAGCCTCCACCTGGGAGCGGCCGATACCCCGCCGCTGGGGTTCGGCAACTGGCTGCGAACCCGCCCGGCCACGCACGACGCTGATGATGTAATGCTGTCGCTCTGTAGCTGA
- the tssH gene encoding type VI secretion system ATPase TssH: MSVNLRGLIAKLNAPVRSAVEGAAGLCLSRTNYDVELEHLLVKLLDATDSDLAIILKHFGVNRTRFADDLARALDRLKTGNGRTPSLSTSLVNALREGWVIGSVEYGAPRVRTGHVVLAMLSVTELTRMAIDISKEFEKIPVDVLKKDFVTITSASAEASAEVGSIDSVAAGASASSGGSGPAKAGGRTPNLDQYTVDLTENARKGKIDQVLGRDFEVRQVVDILTRRRQNNPILVGEAGVGKTAVVEGFARRIADGDVPPPLRNVRLLSLDLAMLQAGAGVKGEFENRLKGLIEEVKNSPTPIILFIDEAHTMIGAGGAAGQNDAANLLKPALARGELRTIAATTWSEYKKFFEKDPALSRRFQLVKVEEPTEDVCCVMMRAVVPALEKHHTVHILDSGMEAGVRLSHRYLPDRQLPDKAVSVLDTACARLALGQSATPGPIEDLKRILDDLALQERVLNREQSAGMDHQERLAGIAERRTQVEAQLAVLEARWGSEKALVSRILEVRAQLVAEGTDPASIDTLRADYAAAMTELEALQGDTPLVRPFVDASIVGEVISGWTGIPVGKMLSDELGTMLELEKHLGARVIGQSHALVDISRRVRTSKAGIEDPNKPKGVFMLVGPSGVGKTETALALSDLLYGGERNIITINMSEFQEAHTVSTLKGSPPGYVGYGEGGVLTEAVRRRPYSVVLLDEVEKAHPDVLELFFQVFDKGVMEDGEGRQIDFKNSIIILTTNAGTETIMKLTADPDTMPLPEALAKALKPELDAVFKPAFLGRMVIVPFFPVRDENLKQIVRLKVGKIARRLRETHKLEMQHDETLIAQVAARCTEVESGARNVDNILSNTLLPEISRMLLSAMAEGRRPTALVVGVGETGDFTYDIVAA; encoded by the coding sequence ATGTCCGTGAATCTTCGTGGCCTGATCGCCAAGCTCAATGCCCCCGTGCGCAGCGCCGTCGAAGGTGCCGCCGGCTTGTGCCTCTCGCGCACCAACTACGACGTCGAGCTTGAGCACCTGCTCGTCAAACTGCTCGATGCCACCGATAGCGACCTGGCCATCATCCTCAAGCACTTCGGGGTCAACCGCACCCGCTTTGCCGATGATCTCGCCCGCGCACTCGATCGCCTGAAGACCGGCAACGGTCGCACGCCGTCGCTCAGCACGTCGCTCGTTAACGCCTTGCGTGAAGGGTGGGTGATCGGGTCCGTGGAATACGGTGCACCGCGCGTACGCACCGGGCATGTGGTGTTGGCCATGCTGTCGGTCACCGAACTGACTCGCATGGCGATCGACATCAGCAAGGAGTTCGAAAAGATTCCGGTTGATGTGCTCAAGAAGGACTTCGTCACCATCACCTCCGCCTCCGCCGAAGCGTCGGCCGAAGTGGGCAGTATCGACTCCGTGGCCGCCGGCGCCAGTGCCTCCTCGGGTGGGTCGGGGCCGGCCAAGGCCGGTGGACGCACGCCGAATCTCGACCAGTACACCGTTGACCTCACCGAGAATGCCCGCAAGGGCAAGATTGATCAGGTCCTCGGCCGCGACTTCGAAGTGCGGCAGGTGGTGGACATTCTCACGCGGCGCCGGCAGAACAATCCCATCCTCGTGGGTGAGGCGGGCGTTGGCAAAACGGCTGTCGTGGAAGGCTTCGCGCGACGCATTGCTGATGGTGACGTCCCGCCGCCGCTGCGGAATGTCCGGCTGTTGTCGCTCGATCTCGCCATGTTGCAGGCCGGAGCCGGCGTAAAGGGTGAATTCGAGAATCGCCTCAAGGGACTCATTGAAGAGGTGAAGAACTCGCCCACGCCCATCATTCTGTTCATCGACGAAGCACACACCATGATTGGGGCCGGTGGTGCGGCCGGACAGAACGACGCGGCCAATCTCCTCAAGCCCGCGCTCGCCCGTGGTGAGCTGCGCACGATTGCCGCTACCACATGGAGCGAGTACAAGAAGTTCTTCGAAAAGGACCCGGCACTGTCACGGCGTTTCCAGCTGGTCAAAGTGGAAGAGCCCACCGAAGACGTGTGCTGCGTGATGATGCGCGCCGTTGTGCCGGCGCTCGAGAAGCACCACACCGTGCACATTTTGGACAGCGGCATGGAGGCCGGCGTGCGCCTCTCGCATCGCTATCTCCCCGATCGCCAGCTTCCGGACAAGGCGGTGAGCGTGCTCGATACCGCCTGTGCCCGTCTGGCCCTCGGCCAGAGCGCCACACCCGGACCCATTGAAGATCTCAAGCGGATTCTTGACGATCTGGCGCTGCAGGAGCGTGTGCTGAACCGTGAGCAGTCGGCCGGTATGGACCACCAAGAGCGGCTCGCCGGCATTGCCGAGCGCCGTACGCAGGTGGAAGCGCAGCTGGCGGTGCTGGAGGCACGTTGGGGCAGCGAAAAGGCGCTCGTATCGCGTATTCTCGAAGTGCGCGCCCAGTTGGTGGCCGAAGGCACCGATCCGGCGTCCATCGATACGCTTCGTGCTGACTACGCCGCCGCGATGACCGAGCTGGAAGCGTTGCAGGGCGATACACCGCTGGTGCGCCCGTTTGTGGATGCGTCCATCGTGGGCGAGGTGATCTCCGGCTGGACGGGCATTCCGGTCGGGAAGATGCTGAGCGACGAGCTGGGCACCATGCTCGAACTCGAGAAGCACCTCGGCGCGCGCGTTATTGGTCAGAGCCACGCCCTGGTTGACATTTCGCGCCGCGTGCGGACGTCCAAGGCCGGTATCGAAGACCCGAACAAGCCCAAGGGCGTGTTCATGCTCGTGGGACCGTCGGGCGTCGGCAAAACCGAAACGGCGCTGGCGCTTTCCGATCTGTTGTATGGTGGAGAACGCAACATCATCACGATCAACATGTCGGAGTTCCAGGAAGCGCACACAGTCTCGACGCTCAAGGGGTCGCCCCCGGGCTACGTGGGCTACGGCGAAGGTGGTGTGCTCACCGAAGCCGTTCGCCGGCGGCCGTACAGCGTGGTGCTGCTCGACGAAGTCGAGAAGGCCCACCCCGATGTGCTGGAGCTCTTCTTCCAGGTGTTCGACAAGGGCGTCATGGAAGACGGGGAAGGACGACAGATCGACTTCAAGAACTCGATCATCATCCTCACCACGAATGCCGGCACCGAGACGATCATGAAGCTCACCGCCGATCCGGATACCATGCCGTTGCCGGAAGCCCTGGCCAAGGCACTCAAGCCGGAACTCGATGCGGTGTTCAAGCCGGCCTTCCTCGGCCGCATGGTCATCGTGCCGTTCTTCCCGGTGCGCGACGAAAACCTCAAGCAGATCGTGCGCCTCAAGGTGGGCAAGATCGCCCGCCGTCTGCGCGAGACGCACAAGCTCGAAATGCAGCACGACGAGACGCTCATCGCCCAGGTCGCCGCGCGGTGCACCGAGGTGGAAAGCGGAGCGCGCAACGTGGACAACATTCTGTCCAACACGTTGCTCCCCGAAATCTCACGGATGTTGCTGTCAGCCATGGCCGAAGGGCGGCGACCCACGGCACTCGTAGTGGGGGTCGGCGAAACGGGCGACTTCACCTACGACATCGTGGCCGCGTGA
- a CDS encoding type VI secretion system Vgr family protein, producing the protein MNYTQDNRPFRLTTPLGKDTLLLTAFSGEEHVSTFFRFVVHAWSNTPTIQPKQLLLKAVSIDMTLPDGSSRTVHGIVSRFALTGEARDGLAGYELEIVPPHWALSLDEGYEIFQNKSARDVCGDLLKGTPFEWKLVRTLDPRPYCFRYGESRWRTVARLLEQEGIWYRFDHAGGAAKLVMGDTSASAQAAWGVSTLVYDTDGRREGRLTGLTMSAAPYVAETRVRTASEFLATRNVGNLVSGGGSFQAPADIKAYRFEQQLTAHRSGISHSGGDTASDAGKLPDDTKVYARLRQEAAEAEAVVYSGQSNYVGLQSGAKVKVDEHPSTALNVELFVLGVQHQGANGSYFADASDPSYGNSFTAIPATTPYRPPRVTAWPRVGGAHIGIVVGPEGEEIYPDKHGRVQVVFKWDVDDSKKLDRSCWIRVAQSFAGQNFGAVFLPRIGHEVIVDFLDGNPDNPVIVGSLYNSANLPPWKLPDNKTQSGVRTKSTLKGGADDFNELRFEDKKGEELIYHQAQKDLETLVKNDERRTVQHDRTTIIKNNDERTVQEGFDKHTIEKGEQIIKVADNNRSLHVEKNHTVTVNGEESITVTKDRKLVLKANQSHEVTSDDTTKVEGKRAATITQDDTINVKTGNYKLTVDTGNIDLHAKMGNITIKADMGAINLEAMSKVEIKVGGNTITVDQSGVKVQGINVKIEGSVAAEVSSGAATQIKGAAMVKIQGGMTMIN; encoded by the coding sequence ATGAATTACACGCAGGACAACCGCCCCTTTCGACTGACAACGCCACTGGGGAAGGATACCCTTCTCCTCACGGCGTTCTCCGGCGAAGAGCACGTGTCGACGTTCTTTCGCTTCGTGGTGCACGCCTGGAGCAATACCCCGACCATCCAGCCCAAGCAGCTGCTCCTCAAGGCCGTCAGTATCGACATGACACTGCCCGACGGCAGCAGTCGTACGGTGCACGGCATCGTCAGTCGCTTCGCCCTCACCGGCGAAGCGCGTGATGGGCTGGCCGGCTACGAACTGGAAATCGTTCCGCCGCACTGGGCGCTATCGCTCGACGAGGGGTACGAGATTTTTCAGAACAAGAGCGCCCGCGATGTGTGCGGCGATCTGCTCAAGGGCACGCCGTTCGAGTGGAAGTTGGTGCGAACACTGGATCCTCGCCCGTACTGTTTCCGGTATGGGGAGAGCCGGTGGCGCACGGTGGCCCGCCTGCTGGAGCAGGAAGGGATCTGGTATCGGTTTGATCACGCCGGCGGCGCCGCCAAGCTGGTGATGGGCGACACGTCGGCGTCAGCGCAGGCCGCGTGGGGCGTCAGCACCTTGGTCTACGATACCGACGGTCGGCGCGAAGGCCGGTTGACCGGCCTCACCATGTCGGCGGCGCCGTACGTTGCGGAAACGCGCGTGCGCACGGCCAGCGAATTTCTGGCCACACGCAACGTGGGTAATCTGGTCAGTGGTGGGGGCTCGTTTCAGGCCCCCGCCGATATCAAGGCGTACCGCTTTGAGCAGCAGCTGACCGCGCACCGCAGTGGCATCAGCCACAGCGGTGGCGATACGGCGAGCGATGCTGGCAAATTGCCCGATGACACCAAAGTGTACGCGCGGCTCCGCCAGGAGGCCGCGGAAGCAGAGGCCGTGGTGTACAGCGGGCAGTCCAATTATGTCGGGCTGCAGAGTGGTGCGAAGGTCAAGGTGGACGAGCATCCCAGTACCGCGCTCAACGTGGAGCTGTTTGTGCTGGGGGTGCAGCACCAGGGGGCCAACGGCTCGTATTTTGCCGACGCCAGCGATCCGAGCTACGGCAATTCGTTTACCGCCATTCCGGCCACGACCCCCTATCGTCCTCCGCGCGTTACCGCGTGGCCACGGGTGGGCGGCGCCCACATAGGCATCGTGGTGGGTCCGGAAGGCGAGGAGATCTATCCCGACAAGCACGGGCGGGTACAGGTCGTCTTCAAGTGGGATGTCGACGACTCCAAGAAGCTCGATCGCTCCTGCTGGATACGGGTGGCGCAGTCGTTTGCCGGCCAGAACTTCGGGGCGGTGTTCCTGCCGCGCATTGGTCACGAAGTCATCGTGGACTTCCTCGATGGCAACCCGGACAATCCGGTCATCGTTGGCAGCCTGTACAACAGTGCCAACCTGCCGCCGTGGAAGCTCCCCGACAACAAGACGCAAAGTGGCGTGCGCACCAAGAGCACGCTCAAGGGCGGCGCCGACGACTTCAATGAACTGCGCTTTGAGGACAAGAAGGGCGAGGAACTGATTTACCATCAGGCCCAGAAAGACCTGGAGACGCTCGTGAAGAACGACGAGCGTCGCACGGTTCAGCACGACCGCACCACCATCATCAAGAACAACGATGAGCGCACGGTGCAGGAAGGCTTCGACAAGCACACGATTGAAAAAGGCGAACAGATCATCAAGGTCGCCGACAACAATCGGTCGCTGCACGTGGAGAAGAACCACACCGTTACGGTGAACGGCGAAGAGTCCATTACCGTCACGAAAGATCGCAAGCTGGTGCTGAAGGCCAACCAGTCGCATGAAGTCACCAGCGACGACACCACCAAGGTGGAAGGCAAGCGCGCGGCGACGATCACCCAGGACGACACGATCAATGTGAAAACGGGGAACTACAAGCTCACCGTGGACACCGGCAACATCGATTTGCACGCCAAGATGGGCAATATCACCATCAAGGCCGACATGGGAGCCATCAATCTCGAGGCAATGTCAAAGGTGGAGATCAAGGTGGGCGGCAATACCATCACGGTCGACCAGAGCGGTGTGAAGGTGCAGGGCATCAACGTCAAGATTGAAGGCAGTGTCGCTGCCGAGGTCTCGTCGGGCGCTGCCACGCAGATCAAGGGCGCCGCGATGGTGAAGATTCAGGGCG